One part of the Desulfovibrio sp. genome encodes these proteins:
- a CDS encoding ABC transporter substrate-binding protein, whose protein sequence is MRKLLLIALLLCMGAVICGSPVATLAADKPVEISTCWMDESPGFNIWYAKKMGWDKEEGLDIKMLLFNSGPAQMEALPAKEWVLGSTGVGGQLIGGIRYNIYSVAPIISEGDVHVLYLRPDSPAAKVKGYNPKYPNVYGSPETVKGMKILYTSQTTVHYMIGKWLSILGLTEADVTLVNMEQPSAVPAFEKGIGDAVCLWAPFTFVADSRKWQRAGTMTDMDCITVSSLVGDKKWCDENPALVAKFLRVYLRGSNMLREEGPSPRIIKEYRQYMNEFAGIRMTDDEAKLDLQIHPRWSYEETMALLDRTKGDSQADKWQNSVADFFGSIKRFSPAEIQKFKDAKINTDKFLKQVQMPIPSYK, encoded by the coding sequence ATGAGAAAACTGCTTCTGATCGCGCTTCTGCTTTGCATGGGCGCTGTCATCTGCGGCAGTCCCGTCGCAACCCTGGCAGCCGACAAGCCCGTTGAAATTTCCACCTGCTGGATGGACGAATCGCCGGGCTTCAATATCTGGTATGCCAAAAAGATGGGCTGGGACAAGGAAGAAGGCCTGGACATCAAGATGCTGCTGTTCAATAGCGGTCCTGCCCAGATGGAAGCCCTGCCCGCCAAGGAATGGGTGCTTGGTTCCACCGGTGTGGGTGGCCAGCTGATCGGCGGTATCCGCTACAACATCTACTCCGTCGCCCCCATCATCAGCGAAGGCGACGTGCATGTACTTTATCTGCGCCCCGACAGCCCCGCCGCCAAGGTCAAGGGCTACAACCCCAAATATCCCAACGTGTACGGCAGCCCTGAAACCGTCAAGGGCATGAAGATCCTGTACACCTCCCAGACCACCGTTCACTACATGATCGGCAAGTGGCTGAGCATTCTTGGCCTTACCGAAGCTGACGTGACCCTGGTGAACATGGAACAGCCTTCTGCCGTGCCTGCCTTTGAAAAGGGCATTGGCGACGCCGTGTGCCTGTGGGCTCCCTTCACCTTTGTTGCCGACTCCCGCAAGTGGCAGCGTGCCGGTACCATGACCGACATGGACTGCATCACCGTGTCTTCTCTGGTGGGCGACAAGAAGTGGTGCGACGAAAACCCCGCTCTGGTTGCCAAGTTCCTGCGCGTGTACCTGCGCGGTTCCAACATGCTGCGTGAAGAAGGCCCCAGCCCCCGCATCATCAAGGAATACCGCCAGTACATGAACGAATTCGCCGGTATCCGCATGACCGACGACGAAGCCAAGCTCGATCTGCAGATTCACCCCCGCTGGTCTTACGAAGAAACCATGGCCCTGCTCGACAGGACCAAGGGCGATTCGCAGGCCGACAAGTGGCAGAACTCTGTGGCCGACTTCTTCGGTAGCATCAAGCGTTTCTCGCCTGCTGAAATCCAGAAGTTCAAGGACGCCAAGATCAACACCGACAAGTTCCTGAAGCAGGTTCAGATGCCTATCCCCAGCTATAAGTAG
- a CDS encoding ABC transporter ATP-binding protein: MNVSNTQPKIVCDNISKTFIQKGTQMVPVLEKISLEVRDQEFLVILGPGQCGKTTLLRILAGLESPSSGAAYLDGKEIVSPGPEIGLVFQSYKLFPWKTVRQNVEIGLEVRRLEPAKVREISHHYLGMVGLHGFEDYYPHQLSGGMKQRVGIARAYALNPEVLLLDEPFGQLDAQTRFFMEQETERIWHMDKRTMIFVTNNIDEALFLADRIVTMEDKLPGHVHTSYDVPLPRPRDTMDPAFLELRAKITEEQKLTL; this comes from the coding sequence CTGAACGTGAGCAACACGCAGCCAAAGATTGTCTGTGACAATATAAGCAAAACCTTCATCCAGAAGGGAACCCAGATGGTTCCGGTTCTGGAAAAGATATCCCTTGAGGTTCGTGATCAGGAATTTCTGGTCATTCTTGGCCCTGGGCAGTGCGGCAAAACCACCTTGCTGCGCATTCTTGCCGGGCTTGAATCGCCTTCTTCCGGCGCGGCCTACCTCGACGGCAAGGAGATCGTGTCTCCCGGCCCCGAAATCGGCCTGGTGTTTCAGAGCTACAAGCTCTTTCCGTGGAAGACCGTGCGCCAGAATGTGGAAATTGGTCTTGAAGTACGCAGGCTTGAGCCTGCCAAGGTGCGCGAAATCTCGCACCATTACCTTGGCATGGTGGGGCTGCACGGCTTTGAAGACTATTATCCGCACCAGCTTTCGGGCGGCATGAAGCAGCGCGTGGGCATTGCCCGTGCGTATGCCCTGAACCCCGAAGTGCTGCTGCTCGACGAGCCCTTTGGTCAGCTCGACGCACAGACCCGCTTTTTCATGGAGCAGGAAACCGAACGCATCTGGCACATGGACAAGCGCACCATGATCTTTGTGACCAATAACATCGACGAGGCCCTGTTCCTCGCCGACCGTATTGTCACCATGGAAGACAAGCTGCCGGGCCATGTGCACACCTCGTATGATGTGCCGCTGCCGCGTCCGCGCGACACCATGGACCCCGCATTCCTTGAACTGCGGGCCAAAATTACGGAAGAGCAAAAACTTACCCTTTAA
- a CDS encoding ABC transporter permease — MQSSAESNGQTQSVCNETIKNSKKYEFSLVRALKSEYFLYIISLVSFFGLWQWAATSNVFGHSSALATPFQVVDSLHDLSVNKLSGLGLLEHLWISTRRVIIGFVIAAGFGIPLGLFMAFNETFRAIVKPIFDMFKPMPPLAWISVAILWFGIGEAPKIFIIVIGSFVPVVLNSYSCLQLIEPEFFDVVRIIGGKRWDEIRLVCIPGALPAITAGLQIAMSSAWTCVVAAELVNSRSGLGYIIVQGMKLSDPGMIIGGMLIITAVSLVFTLGMDLLTRKLCPWQREIENL, encoded by the coding sequence ATGCAGTCTTCCGCCGAGTCCAACGGGCAGACCCAGAGCGTCTGCAACGAAACTATCAAGAATTCGAAAAAGTACGAGTTTTCGCTGGTTCGTGCCCTGAAGAGCGAATATTTTCTGTACATCATTTCGCTGGTGAGCTTTTTCGGCCTGTGGCAGTGGGCTGCCACCTCCAATGTGTTTGGTCACAGCAGCGCTCTTGCCACCCCTTTTCAGGTGGTGGACAGCCTGCACGACCTGAGCGTCAACAAGCTTTCTGGTCTTGGCCTGCTCGAACACCTCTGGATCAGCACGCGCCGCGTTATCATCGGCTTTGTGATCGCCGCTGGCTTCGGCATTCCGCTGGGTCTGTTCATGGCTTTTAATGAAACATTCCGCGCCATTGTCAAGCCCATTTTCGACATGTTCAAACCCATGCCACCCCTGGCCTGGATTTCTGTGGCCATTCTGTGGTTCGGCATTGGCGAAGCGCCCAAGATCTTCATCATCGTCATTGGCTCCTTCGTGCCGGTGGTGCTCAACTCTTACAGCTGCCTGCAGCTCATCGAACCCGAATTTTTCGATGTGGTGCGCATTATCGGCGGCAAACGCTGGGACGAAATTCGCCTTGTGTGCATTCCCGGTGCTCTGCCCGCCATCACGGCAGGGCTCCAGATCGCCATGTCCAGCGCCTGGACGTGCGTTGTGGCTGCCGAGCTCGTGAACTCGCGTTCTGGTCTTGGCTACATCATTGTGCAGGGTATGAAGCTTTCTGACCCCGGCATGATCATTGGCGGCATGCTCATCATCACGGCGGTTTCGCTCGTGTTTACCCTGGGCATGGATTTGCTGACCCGCAAGCTCTGCCCCTGGCAGCGCGAAATCGAGAATCTTTAG
- a CDS encoding ABC transporter permease — protein MESNEKVTYRKPMRLRILPVLSVCIFLGVWQICVGPADSNDWRIPSTLLSSPYDILSLMFDKLTNPAPDGAVLMEHAWTSMQEAFLGYVLALIVGLPLGLAMGWFTTVRGLVRPIFEIIRPIPPVAWIPLTIFWFGIGLPGKVFIIWLSGIVPCVINTYTGVRMTNPVHIQMARTYGASDWQIFTSICIPSALPMVFGALQIALAYCWVTLVAAELLAADKGLGYLITIGRMLGRTDLVMVGMVSVGIAGAIIGFIIDKIESRLLAGIRR, from the coding sequence ATGGAAAGCAATGAAAAAGTAACCTACCGCAAGCCCATGCGGCTTCGCATCCTGCCGGTTCTGAGCGTGTGTATTTTTCTTGGCGTGTGGCAGATATGTGTTGGGCCAGCCGACAGCAACGACTGGCGTATTCCCAGCACGCTGCTCAGCTCGCCCTACGACATTTTGAGCCTCATGTTTGACAAGCTCACCAACCCTGCTCCTGACGGTGCCGTTCTTATGGAACACGCCTGGACAAGCATGCAGGAAGCCTTTTTGGGCTATGTGCTGGCCCTGATCGTGGGCCTGCCCCTTGGCCTTGCCATGGGCTGGTTCACCACGGTGCGCGGCCTTGTGCGCCCCATTTTTGAAATCATCCGGCCCATTCCGCCGGTTGCCTGGATTCCGCTGACCATCTTCTGGTTTGGCATTGGTCTGCCGGGCAAGGTCTTTATTATCTGGCTGTCGGGTATCGTGCCCTGCGTCATCAACACCTATACCGGTGTGCGCATGACCAACCCCGTGCACATTCAGATGGCCAGAACCTATGGCGCGTCTGACTGGCAGATATTCACCTCTATCTGCATTCCTTCTGCGCTGCCCATGGTGTTTGGCGCGCTGCAGATCGCCCTGGCCTACTGCTGGGTGACCCTGGTGGCGGCTGAACTGCTGGCCGCAGACAAGGGCCTTGGCTACCTGATCACCATTGGCCGCATGCTTGGCCGCACCGACCTTGTGATGGTGGGCATGGTGAGCGTGGGTATTGCTGGCGCCATCATCGGTTTCATCATTGACAAGATTGAATCCCGGCTGCTGGCCGGTATCAGGAGATAG
- a CDS encoding ABC transporter ATP-binding protein yields the protein MYGDLTVLDKVNFTIKRGELVCIVGPTGCGKTTFLNCMSKLTETTSGNIYIDGEVANPRKHNLAFVFQEPTALPWLTVEENVAYGMRIKKVPPKQLRERLDMILELVGLEDTAKLYPNQVSASMMQRIAVARAFAVNPDLLLMDEPYGQLDVKLRFYLEDELVKLWQTLKSTVLFVTHNIEEAVYVADRILVLSPKPTKVRAEVVVDLPRPRDFRDPRFVELRRQVTDLIRWW from the coding sequence ATGTATGGAGACCTTACCGTTCTGGACAAGGTCAACTTTACCATCAAGCGCGGAGAGCTGGTTTGCATAGTCGGGCCTACGGGATGCGGCAAGACGACCTTTCTCAATTGCATGTCCAAGCTTACGGAAACCACTTCGGGCAACATTTACATTGATGGTGAAGTGGCAAACCCGCGCAAGCATAACCTGGCCTTTGTGTTTCAGGAACCCACGGCCCTGCCGTGGCTTACTGTTGAAGAAAACGTGGCCTACGGCATGCGCATCAAAAAAGTTCCGCCCAAGCAGCTCAGGGAACGTCTGGATATGATTCTGGAACTGGTGGGCCTGGAAGATACGGCAAAGCTGTATCCCAACCAGGTTTCGGCCAGCATGATGCAGCGTATCGCCGTGGCGCGCGCCTTTGCCGTGAACCCCGATCTGCTGCTCATGGACGAACCCTACGGCCAGCTGGACGTGAAGCTTCGCTTTTATCTCGAAGATGAACTCGTGAAGCTGTGGCAGACCCTCAAGAGCACCGTGCTTTTTGTCACGCACAATATCGAGGAAGCCGTGTACGTGGCTGACCGCATTCTTGTGCTGAGCCCTAAGCCCACCAAGGTCAGGGCAGAGGTGGTTGTTGACCTGCCGCGTCCGAGGGATTTCAGGGACCCGCGTTTTGTCGAACTTCGCCGCCAGGTCACCGACCTCATCCGCTGGTGGTAG
- the gcvH gene encoding glycine cleavage system protein GcvH — MALPENLRYTDEHVWLRVEGDTAVVGISDFAQDQLGEIAFVDLPATGTSYKGGQEFGTVESLKSVNALFMPVSGTVLEVNETLESTPTLVNAKPYAEGWMLRIRLDAPAEVDTLPDSTAYLSLLRKG; from the coding sequence TTGGCTTTGCCCGAAAACCTGCGTTATACTGACGAGCATGTGTGGCTGCGTGTAGAGGGCGATACCGCGGTGGTTGGCATCAGCGACTTTGCACAGGATCAGCTGGGCGAAATCGCCTTTGTGGATCTGCCCGCCACCGGCACAAGCTACAAGGGCGGCCAGGAATTCGGCACCGTAGAGTCGCTGAAGTCTGTCAATGCCCTGTTCATGCCTGTTTCCGGCACGGTGCTTGAGGTGAATGAAACCCTCGAAAGCACCCCCACCCTTGTAAATGCCAAGCCCTACGCCGAAGGCTGGATGCTTCGCATCCGTCTTGATGCCCCGGCAGAGGTCGATACGCTGCCCGACAGCACCGCATATCTTTCCCTTTTGCGCAAAGGTTAA
- the lpdA gene encoding dihydrolipoyl dehydrogenase, with amino-acid sequence MSEQKKSMTVVGGGPGGYTAAFAAAKAGMAVTLVECAELGGTCLNNGCIPTKTIKSSAEALELAHQAVQFGVRIEGGVSIDPQAVYERKERVCATLRSGLEKTCAALGVTLLRGKGRLLGGCSVEVTSNGTATTVTSDFVILATGSHPVNLPGLTADHKRILTSDDALKLTHVPASIIIVGGGVIGCELACIYQAFGSTVTVVEGQDRILPLPSVDADISVLLQREMKKRRIACELGQTLTQVRIDENGVSGVLAPSPFVSGAPVKPERPISAELVLVSVGRAPMTSGLGLKEAGVATNERGWIRADEYMRTSVPGVYAVGDALGPSRVMLAHVAAVEALCAVNDCLTGGQGTPMDYRFVPSAIFTSPEIGCVGMSEKQARDAGHEVKTSVVQVRELGKAQAMGALPGFCKLVADAGDGTLLGAHMAGAHATDLIAECTLALRMGASVNDIATTIHAHPTLAEAVGDAALRMEEE; translated from the coding sequence ATGTCCGAACAGAAAAAAAGCATGACCGTGGTGGGCGGCGGCCCCGGCGGTTACACGGCTGCCTTTGCAGCCGCCAAGGCCGGAATGGCCGTTACCCTTGTGGAATGCGCCGAGCTCGGCGGCACCTGCCTCAACAACGGCTGCATCCCCACGAAGACCATCAAGTCTTCTGCCGAAGCTCTGGAACTGGCCCATCAGGCAGTTCAGTTCGGCGTTAGGATCGAAGGCGGCGTGAGCATTGACCCTCAGGCCGTGTACGAACGCAAGGAACGCGTTTGCGCCACCCTGCGTTCTGGCCTTGAAAAAACCTGCGCCGCACTCGGGGTAACCCTGCTGCGCGGCAAGGGGCGCCTGCTTGGCGGCTGCTCGGTTGAAGTGACCAGCAACGGCACTGCCACAACCGTTACTTCCGACTTTGTGATTCTGGCCACGGGCTCGCACCCGGTAAACCTGCCGGGCCTTACAGCCGACCATAAGCGCATCCTCACCAGTGACGACGCTCTCAAGCTTACCCACGTGCCCGCGTCCATCATCATTGTGGGCGGCGGCGTTATTGGCTGCGAGCTTGCGTGCATCTATCAGGCCTTTGGTTCCACGGTCACCGTGGTGGAAGGGCAAGACAGGATTTTGCCCCTGCCTTCAGTGGATGCCGACATCAGCGTGCTGTTGCAGCGCGAGATGAAAAAGCGCCGCATCGCCTGCGAACTTGGGCAAACCCTCACCCAGGTGCGCATTGACGAAAACGGCGTCAGCGGCGTGCTTGCTCCCTCGCCCTTTGTGAGCGGTGCGCCCGTCAAGCCCGAGCGCCCCATCAGCGCCGAGCTGGTGCTTGTTTCTGTAGGCCGCGCGCCCATGACCTCGGGCCTTGGCCTCAAGGAAGCTGGCGTGGCCACTAACGAGCGCGGCTGGATACGCGCCGACGAATACATGCGCACGTCTGTGCCCGGCGTGTATGCCGTGGGCGATGCCCTTGGCCCCTCACGCGTCATGCTGGCCCATGTGGCTGCCGTCGAGGCGCTTTGCGCCGTCAACGACTGCCTCACCGGCGGCCAGGGTACTCCCATGGATTACCGCTTTGTGCCCTCGGCCATCTTCACCTCGCCCGAAATCGGCTGCGTGGGTATGAGCGAAAAACAGGCCCGTGACGCCGGACACGAGGTAAAAACATCGGTTGTGCAGGTGCGTGAGCTGGGCAAAGCCCAGGCCATGGGCGCACTGCCGGGCTTTTGCAAACTGGTGGCCGATGCTGGCGACGGCACGCTGCTTGGTGCGCATATGGCTGGCGCTCACGCTACCGACCTCATTGCAGAGTGCACCCTGGCATTGCGTATGGGCGCTTCTGTAAACGACATTGCCACCACCATTCACGCACACCCCACGCTGGCCGAAGCTGTAGGCGACGCTGCCCTGCGTATGGAAGAGGAGTAA
- a CDS encoding OsmC family protein, with translation MSHELSVSLCRRGGKVDLDMESGAFGVLTIDGDKIPAEERAGTAKKLLAASALYCYCAALDKALDTRNAKYEKIDAKATLHTGTDDLGRGRVTGIDIDVTVHLDEEYEFIFDRVEKVMRQGCLVTGSLEAAFPVKYNLRLADDED, from the coding sequence ATGTCACATGAACTCAGTGTTTCTCTCTGCCGCCGTGGTGGAAAGGTCGATCTGGATATGGAAAGCGGTGCCTTTGGCGTGCTGACCATAGACGGCGACAAGATCCCGGCTGAAGAGCGTGCCGGCACGGCCAAAAAGCTGTTGGCCGCATCTGCGCTGTACTGTTATTGCGCAGCTTTGGACAAGGCCCTTGATACGCGTAACGCCAAGTATGAAAAAATCGATGCCAAGGCCACCCTGCACACCGGTACGGATGATCTGGGCCGCGGCAGGGTAACGGGTATTGATATCGACGTTACCGTGCATCTGGACGAAGAGTACGAATTCATTTTTGACCGTGTTGAAAAGGTTATGCGGCAGGGTTGCCTGGTTACCGGCTCGCTCGAGGCCGCCTTCCCCGTGAAATACAACCTCAGGCTCGCCGACGACGAGGATTAG
- a CDS encoding sigma 54-interacting transcriptional regulator — MLSSPPVPPINVEKSYRRLLNHLPGMAYRCRILNTDADENDFLQYELEFVSKGSYELLGVPAEDMVYAHHNTIERMTHPDDLGPSRKAIRDSIVAHEPYQVMYRLLLPSGRVKWLWDQGEGVYDDSGVLRYLEGLIMDVSEQKFQEMALREENRELRTSVINLYGLGNIVGKSEPMRRVYSQILKAAETDSNVIIYGETGCGKDLAAKSIHEYSGRKGRYVPVNCGAIPEQLLESEFFGHVKGAFSGAHANKEGYIGAANGGTLFLDEIGELPLHLQVKLLRAIENKMYTPVGGNTPKESSFRLISATNQDLSKMVREKTMRSDFYYRVNVLSITLPPLRERHGDIALLVESWLEKRGLSIILPPHVRLAVEQYDWPGNVRELHNFLDRYLAFGDEALMSLGDAGRADLLLNTPQGISLDQAVLQLEERMIRQTLERCRWHRGKAAEELGLNLRTLQRKMRRMTVAGEKHKGK, encoded by the coding sequence ATGCTTTCATCCCCCCCAGTTCCCCCCATCAATGTGGAAAAAAGCTATCGACGCCTGCTCAATCACCTGCCGGGCATGGCGTATCGGTGCCGCATTTTGAACACTGATGCGGACGAGAACGATTTTCTTCAATATGAACTGGAATTTGTAAGCAAGGGCAGTTACGAGCTGCTGGGCGTACCTGCCGAAGACATGGTGTATGCTCATCACAACACCATCGAGCGCATGACCCACCCAGACGACCTGGGACCCAGCCGCAAAGCCATACGCGACAGTATTGTCGCTCACGAGCCATATCAGGTCATGTACCGGCTATTGCTGCCTTCGGGGCGGGTCAAATGGCTTTGGGATCAGGGGGAGGGAGTTTACGACGATTCGGGCGTTCTGAGATATCTCGAAGGCCTGATCATGGACGTGAGCGAACAGAAGTTTCAGGAAATGGCCCTGCGTGAAGAAAACCGCGAGCTGCGCACTTCTGTCATCAATCTCTACGGCCTTGGCAACATTGTGGGCAAAAGTGAGCCCATGCGCCGCGTGTACAGCCAGATTCTCAAGGCGGCAGAAACAGATTCCAACGTCATCATTTACGGCGAAACGGGCTGTGGCAAGGATCTGGCCGCCAAAAGCATTCACGAATACAGCGGGCGCAAAGGCCGCTATGTGCCTGTGAACTGCGGCGCCATACCAGAGCAGCTGCTAGAAAGCGAATTTTTCGGGCATGTGAAGGGCGCGTTTTCCGGCGCGCATGCCAACAAGGAAGGCTACATTGGCGCTGCCAACGGTGGCACGCTGTTTCTCGATGAAATTGGCGAACTGCCGCTGCACCTACAGGTCAAACTGCTGCGGGCCATTGAAAACAAGATGTACACCCCGGTTGGTGGCAACACCCCCAAGGAATCATCCTTCCGGCTTATTTCTGCAACCAACCAGGATCTTTCAAAAATGGTGCGCGAAAAAACCATGCGCTCCGATTTTTATTACCGTGTAAACGTGCTTTCCATCACCCTGCCGCCTCTACGCGAACGCCACGGCGACATTGCCCTGCTTGTGGAATCATGGCTCGAAAAACGCGGTTTGAGCATTATCTTGCCTCCCCACGTGCGTCTTGCTGTGGAACAATACGACTGGCCCGGCAACGTGCGCGAACTGCACAATTTTCTTGATCGCTATCTGGCCTTTGGCGATGAGGCCCTCATGTCTCTGGGCGATGCAGGCCGTGCGGATCTGTTGCTCAACACGCCGCAGGGTATCAGCCTGGATCAGGCCGTATTGCAGCTTGAAGAGCGCATGATCAGGCAAACGCTTGAACGCTGTCGTTGGCACAGGGGTAAGGCTGCAGAAGAGCTGGGCCTGAACCTGCGCACCCTGCAACGCAAAATGCGCCGAATGACCGTGGCAGGAGAAAAACATAAGGGTAAATAG
- a CDS encoding alkaline phosphatase family protein, whose product MAAKAKRAALIGYDCLIPKRLEVMLAQGGLDNFRKFMQEGSYIPEGFNLPTVTPPSWATICTGAWPRTHGVEDYYYYHEGRSLDYKETSQAFGSTILTAETIWDAWDKAGKKCIVVNYPMSWPSKMQHGVMIMGEGLSPAETRWPLHGNEHKEFLCSESVISTDFYPMGAQGTFDDAEGWANLPEGEEPLEMNVRMHFKEAIEPLEDQTWHCLVWQSGDEGYDRMALCPEKDYAKAFFTIQLGKWSEPAQHDFTVKADGRTEKGVFRAKLMQLSDDAEEFKLYISGIAGRCGFIAPAEAAAQIDFTKHITANDIGLVAYLHGIIDTDTVCELVDFHSAWLWNTIESLIKANADWDLFYMHSHPIDWFYHGWLSELDSTDDVVRTKAEKMERYIYEVEDRLLGRLMDIMGDETVMCVCSDHGATPLGPILNTAHALKEAGLCSYEPKKSENYWDIYEETEGFNYVLDVSKSLAVPQRYMFVYVNLKGRYPGGIVEPEDYENVRDRIINALLDYKHPDTGDRPVLLAVRKEDAHVFGMGGAQAGDVVYVLKPEYMAEHGYGLPTGESGCGSLKNLLMFRGPNIRKGYRYTRPRWLADIVPTFCYITGNPVPADAEGAPIYQIMENPNLVD is encoded by the coding sequence ATGGCTGCAAAAGCAAAGCGCGCCGCCCTTATAGGTTACGACTGCCTTATTCCCAAAAGGCTTGAAGTAATGCTGGCTCAGGGGGGGCTCGATAACTTCAGAAAGTTCATGCAGGAGGGCAGCTACATCCCCGAAGGTTTCAATCTGCCTACGGTCACTCCTCCGTCCTGGGCCACTATCTGCACGGGCGCATGGCCCCGCACCCACGGCGTGGAAGACTACTATTACTACCACGAAGGTCGCAGCCTTGATTACAAGGAAACCTCGCAGGCTTTCGGTTCCACCATCCTTACCGCCGAAACCATCTGGGACGCGTGGGACAAGGCTGGCAAGAAGTGCATCGTCGTCAACTACCCCATGTCCTGGCCGTCCAAAATGCAGCACGGCGTGATGATCATGGGCGAAGGTCTCAGCCCCGCTGAAACCCGTTGGCCCCTGCACGGCAACGAGCACAAGGAATTTCTGTGCTCTGAAAGCGTTATCTCTACAGATTTCTACCCCATGGGCGCTCAGGGCACCTTTGACGACGCCGAAGGCTGGGCCAACCTGCCCGAAGGCGAAGAGCCCCTTGAAATGAACGTGCGTATGCACTTCAAGGAAGCCATTGAACCCCTGGAAGACCAGACCTGGCACTGCCTTGTGTGGCAGAGCGGCGACGAGGGCTATGATCGCATGGCCCTGTGCCCTGAAAAGGACTACGCCAAGGCCTTCTTTACCATCCAGCTTGGCAAGTGGAGCGAACCCGCCCAGCACGACTTTACCGTGAAGGCCGATGGCCGCACCGAAAAGGGCGTGTTCCGCGCCAAGCTCATGCAGCTTTCTGATGATGCGGAAGAATTCAAGCTGTACATTTCCGGCATTGCTGGTCGCTGTGGCTTTATTGCCCCAGCCGAAGCTGCCGCGCAGATTGACTTTACCAAGCACATCACCGCCAACGACATCGGTCTGGTCGCTTACCTGCACGGTATTATCGACACCGACACCGTGTGCGAACTGGTTGACTTCCACAGCGCATGGCTCTGGAACACCATCGAATCTCTTATCAAAGCCAATGCGGACTGGGATCTGTTCTACATGCATTCCCACCCCATCGACTGGTTCTACCACGGCTGGCTCAGCGAACTGGACAGCACCGACGACGTGGTTCGCACCAAGGCCGAAAAGATGGAACGCTACATCTACGAAGTGGAAGACCGTCTGCTTGGCCGCCTCATGGACATCATGGGCGACGAAACCGTCATGTGCGTGTGCTCCGACCACGGCGCAACGCCCCTCGGCCCCATTCTCAACACTGCCCACGCCCTCAAGGAAGCGGGCCTGTGCTCGTATGAGCCCAAGAAGTCTGAAAACTACTGGGATATCTACGAAGAAACCGAAGGTTTCAACTACGTGCTTGATGTGAGCAAGTCGCTTGCCGTGCCGCAGCGCTATATGTTTGTGTACGTGAATCTCAAGGGGCGTTACCCCGGCGGTATCGTTGAACCTGAAGATTACGAAAACGTGCGTGACCGCATCATCAACGCCCTGCTTGACTACAAGCATCCTGATACCGGTGATCGCCCCGTGCTGCTGGCTGTGCGCAAGGAAGACGCGCATGTGTTCGGCATGGGCGGCGCGCAGGCTGGCGACGTTGTGTACGTGCTGAAGCCTGAATACATGGCCGAACACGGTTACGGCCTGCCCACTGGTGAATCCGGCTGCGGCAGCCTCAAGAACCTGCTCATGTTCCGCGGCCCCAACATCCGCAAGGGCTACCGTTATACCCGCCCGCGCTGGCTGGCCGACATTGTGCCCACCTTCTGCTACATCACTGGCAATCCTGTGCCTGCTGATGCCGAAGGCGCGCCCATTTACCAGATTATGGAAAACCCCAACCTGGTTGACTAA